One Acidobacteriota bacterium DNA window includes the following coding sequences:
- the queA gene encoding tRNA preQ1(34) S-adenosylmethionine ribosyltransferase-isomerase QueA, which yields MSPLSVSAFDFDLPPELIAQHPSERGASRLLVVHRDAGCWEEATIRELPSRLRRNDLLVANDTRVFPARLLGRRDPSGGAVECLLLEQTAEREWQALVHPGQKLKPGARLVFDDPTRAPGVRLTGEVLERHFFGRRTIRLDVAGADSVDEAIDALGHVPLPPYIHRPDSAEDRERYQTVFAVRRGSIAAPTAGLHFDEALLQSLRDAGIGWATVTLHVGYGTFKPVRVEQVEAHRVDAERYAISSAAARAIADARAAGGRVIAVGTTTTRALESAATAPANDVPAGSGVTDLFIHPGYRFRAIDGLLTNFHLPRSSLLMLVAAFGGVDLIMAAYRHAVSRGFRFYSYGDAMLVL from the coding sequence GTGTCGCCGCTCTCGGTTTCCGCTTTCGACTTCGACCTGCCTCCGGAACTCATCGCGCAGCATCCAAGCGAACGCGGAGCGTCGCGCCTGCTGGTCGTCCATCGCGACGCCGGTTGCTGGGAGGAGGCGACCATCCGGGAGCTGCCGAGCAGGCTTCGCCGCAACGATCTGCTCGTGGCGAACGACACCCGCGTGTTCCCGGCACGGCTGCTCGGGCGTCGCGATCCGAGCGGCGGGGCGGTCGAGTGTCTGCTGCTCGAGCAGACCGCGGAGCGCGAGTGGCAGGCGCTCGTGCACCCCGGCCAGAAGCTGAAGCCTGGCGCGCGCCTGGTGTTCGACGATCCGACGCGCGCGCCCGGCGTGCGCCTCACGGGCGAGGTGCTCGAGCGGCACTTCTTCGGCCGGCGCACGATCCGCCTCGACGTGGCCGGTGCCGATAGCGTCGACGAGGCGATCGACGCGCTGGGACACGTGCCGCTGCCGCCCTACATCCATCGGCCGGACAGCGCGGAGGATCGCGAGCGCTATCAGACCGTGTTCGCCGTTCGCCGCGGGTCGATCGCGGCGCCCACCGCGGGACTGCACTTCGACGAGGCGCTCCTCCAGTCGCTTCGCGACGCCGGGATCGGATGGGCCACGGTGACGCTGCACGTCGGGTACGGCACCTTCAAGCCCGTCCGCGTCGAACAGGTCGAGGCGCACCGCGTCGACGCGGAGCGCTATGCCATCTCGTCGGCCGCCGCGCGGGCGATCGCCGATGCCCGCGCAGCCGGCGGCCGCGTGATCGCGGTCGGCACGACCACGACGCGGGCGCTGGAAAGCGCGGCGACGGCCCCGGCCAACGATGTGCCGGCCGGCTCTGGCGTGACCGACCTCTTCATCCACCCCGGCTACCGGTTCCGCGCCATCGACGGGCTGCTGACCAATTTCCACCTGCCACGCTCGTCGCTCCTGATGCTCGTCGCTGCGTTTGGCGGCGTCGACCTCATCATGGCCGCCTATCGCCACGCGGTCTCGCGCGGATTCCGGTTCTACAGCTACGGCGATGCCATGCTCGTGCTCTGA
- the tilS gene encoding tRNA lysidine(34) synthetase TilS codes for MSPLLRRVRRTIRARALIGSGDRVAVAVSGGADSVALAWALSDLAAKAAWSLVGLLHVHHGLRPGDADADEQFVRGLAAQLGLSCHAIRSDVRSRADAGRLSVEAAARLVRYEALDAGARALGATLVATGHTRDDQAETVLLRLLRGAGSRGVSAVRPRRGPYVRPLIDCRRADVLADLEARGAAWREDRTNEDVSIPRNYLRHQVLPVIVREWPGAVAALARFAEIADDDEQFLTRTAAELTPAVTLSSPAGVQVLDVRGLRELPPALARRIVRQAIERADGSASFRDIEAVRRLAGSGRLAGHLDLSGLTVERTGPALRFTGAGHERPVRIAFAYELPIPGRVQIGETGAVVQASFEQDASSFRTFGDGETRAVVQASALSLPLTVRNRRFGDRFRPFGAPGRRKLQDVFVDRKVPRTERDRVPLVADAAGRIVWVAGVGIAEECRVTSPGSGVVILDFKKGNQ; via the coding sequence TTGTCTCCCTTGCTGCGGCGCGTCAGGCGGACGATCCGGGCCCGCGCCCTCATCGGCTCCGGCGACCGCGTGGCGGTCGCCGTCTCCGGCGGAGCCGACTCGGTGGCGCTGGCGTGGGCGCTGAGCGACCTCGCGGCAAAGGCCGCGTGGTCGCTGGTTGGACTCCTCCACGTTCATCACGGGCTCCGGCCAGGCGACGCCGACGCGGACGAGCAGTTCGTGCGCGGGCTGGCGGCGCAACTGGGTCTCTCATGCCATGCGATCCGGTCGGACGTCCGGTCGAGAGCCGACGCCGGGCGGTTGTCCGTGGAAGCGGCGGCGCGGCTCGTCAGATACGAGGCGCTCGACGCGGGCGCGAGGGCGCTCGGCGCGACGCTCGTCGCCACCGGCCACACGCGGGACGACCAGGCCGAAACGGTCCTGCTGCGGCTCTTGCGCGGCGCCGGCAGCCGCGGCGTCTCGGCCGTCCGGCCCAGGCGGGGCCCGTACGTCCGGCCCTTGATCGACTGCCGCAGGGCGGACGTCCTCGCCGACCTCGAGGCTCGAGGCGCGGCGTGGCGCGAGGATCGCACGAACGAGGACGTGTCGATTCCGCGCAACTATCTCCGCCATCAGGTGCTGCCCGTCATCGTGCGAGAGTGGCCCGGCGCCGTCGCCGCCCTGGCCCGCTTCGCCGAGATCGCGGATGACGATGAGCAGTTCCTGACGCGTACGGCGGCGGAGCTGACCCCTGCGGTGACGCTTTCTTCGCCGGCTGGTGTCCAAGTACTCGACGTGCGAGGTCTGCGCGAGCTTCCGCCTGCGCTGGCCCGCCGGATCGTGCGGCAGGCGATCGAGCGGGCAGACGGCTCCGCGTCGTTTCGAGACATCGAAGCCGTCCGCCGGCTCGCCGGATCGGGTCGGCTGGCGGGACACCTCGACTTGTCCGGCCTGACGGTCGAGCGGACTGGCCCGGCGTTGCGGTTCACCGGGGCAGGCCACGAGCGACCGGTCCGCATCGCGTTCGCGTACGAGCTGCCGATTCCAGGAAGGGTGCAGATCGGTGAAACCGGAGCGGTGGTTCAGGCGTCCTTCGAACAGGACGCCTCCTCATTCCGCACGTTCGGCGACGGCGAGACCCGGGCTGTCGTCCAGGCCAGCGCGTTGTCTCTCCCGCTGACGGTGCGAAACCGCCGCTTCGGGGATCGATTTCGCCCGTTCGGCGCGCCCGGGCGCCGCAAGTTGCAGGACGTGTTCGTCGACCGCAAAGTCCCACGGACAGAGCGGGATCGCGTGCCGCTCGTCGCCGACGCCGCGGGCCGCATCGTGTGGGTCGCGGGCGTGGGAATCGCGGAGGAGTGCCGCGTGACCTCGCCCGGATCAGGCGTGGTAATCTTGGATTTCAAGAAGGGCAACCAGTGA
- a CDS encoding transposase, translating into MTGQFLALRVRPTRARGERWLLCEQAPDGTDRKYYLLNLDADATLQDLVTLARSRWPIEQQYRELKDDLGFDHFEGRRYRGWTHHAVLVAVAHTFLQTERLRTPDLDAPTLPTVRLWIREIFGLLYVIHTPRLLAMLDSFRQTPPPLRR; encoded by the coding sequence TTGACCGGTCAGTTCCTCGCGTTGCGCGTGAGGCCCACTCGGGCGCGCGGTGAGCGCTGGCTGCTCTGCGAGCAAGCGCCCGATGGCACCGACCGGAAGTACTACTTGCTCAATCTCGATGCCGACGCCACGCTGCAAGACCTCGTCACGCTCGCCCGCAGCCGGTGGCCGATTGAACAGCAGTATCGCGAACTAAAAGATGACCTCGGCTTCGACCACTTCGAAGGCCGGCGCTATCGTGGGTGGACGCATCATGCGGTCCTCGTCGCCGTGGCCCACACCTTCCTGCAGACCGAACGCCTCCGCACGCCCGACCTCGACGCCCCCACGCTACCGACCGTCCGCTTGTGGATCCGCGAAATCTTCGGCTTGCTCTACGTGATTCACACGCCCCGGCTCCTCGCGATGCTCGATAGCTTTCGGCAGACTCCCCCACCCTTACGAAGGTGA
- a CDS encoding DUF4112 domain-containing protein — translation MRLLRRWAVLLDARFRIPGTNIRFGLDPLLSLVPGLGDLASPVFALAVISHGLLLGVPKIVVARMLVNALIDAAIGAVPVAGNVADLFWRANTANLALLERFAHPGRRPTRGDYAFVFTIAGLFGVIVFGVMLAAIWMALSLWRLLEGRLP, via the coding sequence ATGCGACTGCTGCGCCGCTGGGCCGTGCTGCTCGACGCGCGCTTCCGGATTCCCGGCACGAACATCCGGTTCGGGTTGGATCCGCTGCTCTCGCTGGTGCCGGGCCTCGGCGATCTGGCGAGCCCCGTGTTCGCGCTCGCCGTCATCTCCCACGGCCTCCTGCTCGGCGTTCCGAAGATCGTCGTCGCCCGCATGCTCGTCAACGCGCTGATCGACGCGGCGATTGGCGCGGTGCCGGTCGCCGGCAACGTCGCCGACCTGTTCTGGCGCGCGAACACGGCGAATCTCGCGCTGCTCGAACGGTTCGCGCACCCGGGCCGGCGCCCGACGCGTGGCGACTACGCGTTCGTCTTCACGATCGCCGGCCTGTTCGGCGTCATCGTGTTCGGCGTGATGCTGGCCGCGATCTGGATGGCGCTCTCGCTCTGGCGCCTGCTCGAGGGACGGCTGCCGTAG
- a CDS encoding ABC transporter permease encodes MAPALRLLSREKRFADFAIVTLAIGIGALTTAFAIVYGVLLKPLRYAEPGRLYAIAEFASQFAKEYPSLPVNAAHFNRWQRQCASCESGALILSSSFDLTGDGEPERLEGVETTWQLFQLLGVRPQLGRTFVEDDDVPGSPAHVVMTDALWRRRFAADPSIVGRTIQLNDQAHVVVGVLAPNFRFPVGRQLHSVMALPDRTEVFRPLRLRWANLSDVGGFNFAGVMRLRPGATPERAQAEMTAAVADAGVKMKTELRALLSPLHERMTGASRDALWLLFGGVGALLLIVCANLGHMMVIRASRRTRDAVIRRALGARSLSLFVETMSISGAVAAIGGISGAALAFVGVRLFVNMAPTDVPRLDEIAVNAPALMFAAGISLACGVICGLWPAIRLSRATSIAVLREVSQRTTETRGARRMREGLVAAEVTLTTVLVIVAALLGMSFLSVMNVDRGFDVNQVLTADITLPAARYPGSDDREQFHHRMLDALNTLPGVTSAGLVSSLPLKAQSWRTVIRKEGDARPLLEHPLAHFRFVSPRYFETMGIGVREGRVMSDDDHGRPVAVVSASAAARAWPGESPVGKRIRADSGNGTDPRWVDVVGVVADVRTVGLEEAPPLMVYVPYWDGVLHQGNVWGNATYVLRTPHDPAALAGSLRRAVRELDAALPLADLRTMEDVARASVATRQFNTLLAGIFAAATLVLACLGVYGATEYSVACRTREIGLRMALGAQQSTILRQVLLQGMSPVIGGLVLGVFAALWVGRIIGSMFFGVAAHDPVTIAVVASILTIVGAAACWLPARRAAAIAPAHALRQD; translated from the coding sequence ATGGCGCCTGCGCTCCGCCTCCTCAGCCGAGAAAAGCGGTTCGCGGACTTTGCCATCGTCACGTTGGCCATCGGTATCGGCGCACTGACCACAGCGTTCGCGATCGTCTATGGCGTGCTTCTCAAGCCGCTCCGATACGCAGAACCGGGACGTCTCTATGCGATCGCCGAGTTCGCATCCCAGTTTGCGAAGGAGTATCCCAGCCTGCCGGTCAACGCGGCGCACTTCAACCGATGGCAGCGGCAATGCGCGTCGTGCGAGTCAGGCGCGCTGATTCTCAGCAGCTCATTCGACCTCACCGGAGACGGCGAGCCCGAGCGTCTCGAGGGCGTGGAAACGACGTGGCAGTTGTTCCAGCTTCTCGGCGTGCGCCCGCAACTGGGGCGGACGTTCGTCGAAGACGATGACGTGCCAGGAAGTCCCGCGCACGTGGTAATGACCGACGCGCTGTGGCGCCGCCGCTTTGCTGCGGATCCAAGCATCGTCGGCCGGACGATTCAGCTCAACGACCAGGCCCATGTCGTCGTCGGCGTCCTGGCCCCGAACTTCCGGTTCCCCGTCGGCCGACAGCTCCACTCGGTCATGGCATTGCCCGACCGCACCGAGGTGTTCCGGCCGCTTCGTCTGCGGTGGGCCAATCTGTCGGATGTCGGAGGCTTCAACTTCGCGGGCGTGATGCGGCTGCGCCCTGGCGCCACGCCCGAGCGCGCGCAAGCGGAGATGACGGCGGCCGTCGCGGACGCGGGCGTGAAGATGAAGACGGAGCTTCGGGCGCTCCTCAGTCCCCTTCACGAGCGCATGACCGGCGCGTCTCGCGATGCCTTGTGGCTGCTATTTGGTGGTGTCGGTGCGCTGCTGCTGATCGTGTGCGCGAATCTCGGTCACATGATGGTCATCAGAGCGTCCCGCCGCACGCGCGACGCGGTCATTCGTCGGGCGCTCGGCGCACGAAGCCTGAGTCTCTTCGTCGAAACGATGTCGATAAGCGGCGCCGTCGCGGCCATTGGCGGCATCAGCGGCGCGGCGCTCGCGTTCGTTGGCGTGCGGTTGTTCGTGAACATGGCGCCAACGGACGTCCCGCGGCTGGATGAGATTGCCGTCAACGCACCGGCACTGATGTTCGCCGCCGGCATTTCCCTGGCGTGCGGCGTCATCTGCGGCCTCTGGCCCGCGATCCGGCTGAGCCGAGCGACATCGATCGCGGTGCTCAGGGAAGTCTCGCAACGTACCACGGAAACACGAGGCGCTCGCCGGATGCGGGAAGGGCTGGTGGCCGCCGAAGTCACACTGACTACCGTTCTGGTGATCGTGGCAGCCCTGCTCGGCATGAGCTTCCTCAGCGTCATGAACGTCGATCGCGGCTTCGACGTGAACCAGGTGCTCACGGCAGACATCACGTTGCCAGCCGCACGGTATCCGGGCAGTGACGACCGCGAACAGTTTCATCACCGGATGCTCGACGCCCTGAATACGCTGCCGGGCGTCACATCGGCCGGCCTCGTCAGCTCACTCCCATTGAAAGCGCAAAGCTGGCGAACCGTGATCAGAAAAGAAGGAGATGCGCGGCCGCTGCTCGAACATCCGTTGGCCCACTTCCGGTTCGTGAGCCCTCGCTATTTCGAGACGATGGGCATCGGCGTGCGCGAGGGACGCGTGATGTCGGATGACGATCACGGGCGCCCCGTGGCGGTGGTCTCCGCAAGCGCGGCCGCACGAGCGTGGCCCGGCGAGAGTCCGGTGGGCAAGCGCATTCGAGCAGACAGCGGCAACGGCACGGATCCGCGATGGGTCGATGTCGTTGGCGTCGTTGCCGACGTGCGCACCGTGGGGCTCGAGGAGGCGCCGCCCCTCATGGTCTACGTGCCCTATTGGGACGGAGTCCTGCACCAGGGCAATGTGTGGGGGAACGCAACGTACGTGCTCCGCACGCCGCACGATCCTGCCGCGCTGGCTGGCTCGCTCCGTCGCGCCGTCCGGGAACTCGACGCAGCGCTTCCCCTGGCGGACCTGCGGACCATGGAAGACGTCGCGCGAGCGTCGGTCGCGACGCGGCAATTCAACACGCTGCTCGCCGGCATCTTCGCCGCCGCGACGCTGGTGCTCGCCTGCCTCGGTGTGTATGGCGCGACCGAATATTCGGTGGCGTGCCGCACGCGCGAGATCGGACTCCGGATGGCGCTCGGTGCTCAACAATCCACCATCCTACGGCAGGTGCTGCTTCAGGGCATGTCACCGGTCATTGGTGGACTCGTGCTCGGTGTATTCGCCGCCCTCTGGGTCGGACGGATCATCGGCAGTATGTTCTTCGGTGTGGCGGCTCACGACCCAGTGACGATTGCCGTCGTCGCGTCGATCCTGACCATCGTCGGGGCTGCCGCGTGCTGGCTACCAGCGCGGCGCGCGGCAGCGATCGCCCCGGCCCACGCACTGCGCCAGGATTGA
- the glgX gene encoding glycogen debranching protein GlgX, with the protein MRVWPGSPAPLGATFDGNGTNFALFSDHATKVELCLFDRPGARVEQRRVPFAERTNGVWHAYLPDVRPGQLYGYRVHGPWDPALGHRFNPAKLVLDPYARAFGRELDWDTALFGFERGTDGDGPPDMSDSAPFATLAVVSGHEPFDWLGDRRPVRPWSDTVIYEAHVKGATARHESIPPALRGTFLGLACPPFIEHLLGLGVTAVELLPVHAHADEWEIAETARTNYWGYNTLSFFVPDARFATSSATRTREFKMMVRALHEAGLEVILDVVYNHTAEGGHLGPTLSWRGIDNRSYYRLDPGRPSRYEDFTGCGNTLDLRHPRGLQLVMDSLRFWVTEMHVDGFRFDLTTVLARDSPEFTPRAPLLQAIAQDPMLAGVKLIAEPWDVGPGGFRLGQFPAGWSEWNAYFRDDVRRFWRGDAGMLSKLAYRLSGSSDLFGTARRGPTASINYVIAHDGFTLADLVSYREKHNDANGEGNRDGETNNFSWNCGVEGPTDDATVLEQRDRHRRNLMTTLIVSIGVPMISGGDEVGRSQQGNNNAYCHDSPLSWTPWRLQDRDRDFLAFVRRLVTFRMSHPVFRRSTFLNGAGHAAADVRWLRPEGGEMTPADWAAGDRRALGMLLDGRTIPQRTARGEPIVGATLLVLFNASDADLAFELPAADAAGSWILVLDTAEPTRPAQPIGDQRTLAVPAGSLVVLQKLTA; encoded by the coding sequence GTGCGCGTCTGGCCGGGCTCCCCTGCTCCCCTCGGTGCAACCTTCGACGGCAACGGAACCAACTTCGCGTTGTTCTCCGACCACGCGACGAAGGTGGAACTGTGCCTGTTCGATCGGCCCGGCGCGCGCGTCGAACAGCGGCGGGTACCGTTCGCGGAACGGACGAACGGCGTGTGGCACGCGTACCTGCCCGACGTGCGTCCCGGCCAGTTGTACGGCTACCGCGTCCACGGCCCCTGGGATCCGGCGCTCGGCCACCGATTCAATCCGGCCAAGCTCGTCCTCGATCCGTACGCGCGGGCGTTCGGCCGGGAGCTCGACTGGGACACGGCGCTCTTCGGCTTCGAGCGCGGCACCGACGGCGACGGCCCGCCCGACATGTCGGACAGCGCCCCGTTCGCCACGCTCGCCGTGGTCTCCGGCCACGAGCCGTTCGACTGGCTGGGCGATCGCCGGCCGGTGCGCCCGTGGTCCGATACGGTCATCTACGAGGCGCACGTGAAGGGCGCCACGGCGCGCCACGAATCGATTCCGCCCGCGCTGCGCGGAACGTTCCTTGGGCTGGCGTGCCCTCCGTTCATCGAGCACCTGCTCGGGCTCGGCGTGACGGCGGTCGAGCTGCTCCCGGTCCACGCTCACGCCGACGAGTGGGAAATCGCCGAGACGGCCCGAACGAACTACTGGGGCTACAACACGCTCTCCTTCTTCGTGCCCGATGCGCGCTTCGCCACGTCCTCCGCGACGCGCACGCGCGAGTTCAAGATGATGGTGCGGGCGCTGCACGAGGCCGGCCTCGAGGTCATCCTCGACGTGGTCTACAACCACACGGCGGAAGGCGGGCATCTCGGCCCGACGCTCTCGTGGCGCGGCATCGACAACCGCAGCTACTACCGCCTCGATCCCGGCCGGCCGTCGCGCTACGAAGACTTCACCGGCTGCGGCAATACGCTCGACCTGCGGCATCCGCGGGGGCTGCAGCTCGTGATGGACAGTCTCCGGTTCTGGGTCACGGAGATGCACGTCGACGGGTTCCGGTTCGACCTCACCACCGTGCTGGCGCGCGACTCGCCCGAGTTCACGCCTCGCGCGCCGCTGCTCCAGGCGATCGCCCAGGATCCGATGCTCGCCGGCGTCAAGCTCATCGCCGAGCCGTGGGATGTCGGGCCCGGCGGATTCCGGCTCGGCCAGTTCCCCGCGGGCTGGTCGGAATGGAACGCCTACTTCCGAGACGACGTCCGGCGCTTCTGGCGCGGCGATGCCGGCATGCTGTCGAAGCTCGCGTATCGCCTTTCGGGCAGCAGCGATCTGTTCGGCACCGCCCGGCGCGGCCCCACCGCGAGCATCAACTACGTCATCGCCCACGACGGGTTCACGCTGGCCGATCTCGTCTCGTATCGCGAGAAGCACAACGACGCGAACGGCGAGGGGAACCGCGACGGCGAGACGAACAACTTCAGTTGGAACTGCGGTGTCGAAGGCCCCACCGACGACGCGACCGTGCTCGAGCAGCGGGATCGGCACCGGCGCAATCTGATGACGACGCTGATCGTCTCGATCGGGGTGCCGATGATCTCGGGCGGCGACGAGGTCGGGCGATCGCAGCAGGGCAACAACAACGCGTACTGCCACGACTCGCCGTTGAGCTGGACGCCGTGGCGTCTCCAGGATCGCGACCGCGACTTCCTGGCGTTCGTGCGCCGGCTCGTCACGTTCCGGATGTCGCATCCGGTGTTCCGGCGCAGCACGTTCCTGAACGGCGCGGGTCACGCCGCCGCGGACGTGCGCTGGCTCCGGCCGGAAGGCGGCGAGATGACGCCGGCCGACTGGGCCGCCGGCGATCGGCGCGCGCTCGGGATGCTGCTCGACGGCCGCACGATCCCGCAGCGCACGGCGCGCGGCGAGCCCATCGTCGGCGCCACGCTGCTCGTGCTGTTCAACGCGAGTGACGCCGACCTCGCGTTCGAGCTGCCGGCCGCGGACGCTGCCGGCTCCTGGATCCTCGTGCTCGACACGGCCGAGCCCACGCGGCCGGCGCAGCCGATTGGCGATCAACGAACGCTCGCCGTGCCGGCCGGCAGCCTGGTCGTGTTACAGAAGCTTACGGCTTAA